A genomic stretch from Saccharomyces paradoxus chromosome XVI, complete sequence includes:
- the MKK2 gene encoding putative mitogen-activated protein kinase kinase MKK2 (MAPKK involved in the protein kinase C signaling pathway~similar to YPL140C) gives MASMFRPPESNRSHQNTPKLTLPVNLVQNAKHANDGQHLNRSPYSSVNESPYSNNSTSATSATSSMASSSTLLYNRSSTSTKSITTIKNRPVPPPLPPLVLTQKQDGKEYRVVGDSQLYEKFSNLHVDTTYKEPLSGDLLSTKPSNIDTNFMRKDLGTPGGEDSYPSTLLSAYDLSSSGSNSTPLSANNMISCSALIQGKDVDRLDEEAWKFGHLKNEIITLGILGEGAGGCVAKCRLKKGKKVFALKTINTMNTDPEYQKQIFRELQFNKSFKSNYIVQYYGMFTDEQNSSIYIAMEYMGGKSLEATYKNLLKRGGRISERVIGKIAESVLRGLSYLHERKVIHRDIKPQNILLNEKGEVKLCDFGVSGEAVNSLAMTFTGTSFYMAPERIQGQPYSVTCDVWSLGLTLLEVAGGRFPFESEKITQNVAPIELLTMILTFSPQLKDEPELDISWSKKFKSFIEYCLKKDARERPSPRQMLKHPWIVGQMKKKVNMERFVKKCWESEGDES, from the coding sequence ATGGCTTCCATGTTCAGACCACCAGAATCCAATAGGAGTCACCAAAACACTCCAAAATTAACGCTTCCCGTAAATTTAGTTCAAAATGCGAAACACGCCAATGATGGACAACATCTCAACCGATCACCGTATTCGTCGGTAAACGAAAGCCCATATTCCAACAATAGTACTTCAGCTACTTCCGCCACATCATCTATGGCTTCAAGTTCTACTTTACTGTACAATAGATCATCAACGTCTACAAAATCTATTACAACTATTAAAAACAGGCCAGTGCCACCTCCATTACCACCCTTGGTACTAACACAAAAACAAGATGGTAAGGAATATAGAGTTGTCGGCGATAGTCAActttatgaaaaattctcgAACTTGCATGTTGATACAACTTACAAGGAACCACTGTCTGGTGATCTTCTTTCCACTAAGCCATCCAATATAGACACCAATTTTATGAGGAAAGATCTCGGCACACCAGGAGGCGAGGATTCGTACCCCTCGACACTCCTCTCTGCGTATGACTTAAGCAGTAGCGGGAGCAACTCCACCCCTTTAAGTGCAAATAACATGATTTCTTGTTCTGCTTTAATACAAGGGAAGGATGTAGACCGATTAGATGAAGAAGCATGGAAGTTTGGGCATCTCAAGAACGAGATTATTACACTAGGAATTTTAGGAGAAGGTGCTGGTGGCTGTGTAGCCAAGTGTCGATTGAAAAAGGGGAAAAAGGTTTTTGCATTAAAGACAATCAACACTATGAATACTGACCCAGAATatcaaaagcaaatatttAGAGAGCTACAATTCAATAAGAGTTTTAAATCTAATTACATTGTGCAGTACTATGGCATGTTTACTGACGAACAGAATTCTTCGATATACATCGCCATGGAATATATGGGAGGAAAATCGCTGGAGGCAACTTATAAAAACCTGTTAAAACGTGGTGGAAGAATAAGCGAGAGGGTGATAGGAAAGATAGCAGAATCTGTCTTAAGGGGTTTATCATATTTACATGAAAGGAAGGTTATTCACAGAGATATCAAACCTCAAAACATTCTTCTTAATGAAAAGGGAGAAGTCAAATTATGCGATTTTGGCGTCAGTGGGGAGGCTGTCAACTCTTTAGCAATGACGTTTACCGGAACCTCATTCTATATGGCCCCAGAACGAATACAGGGTCAACCATATAGCGTAACGTGTGATGTATGGTCCTTAGGACTAACTCTTCTAGAGGTTGCTGGAGGGCGGTTCCCATTtgaatctgaaaaaataacgCAAAACGTGGCTCCGATAGAATTATTGACCATGATCTTGACGTTTTCTCCTCAATTGAAGGACGAACCTGAACTAGACATATCCTGgagcaaaaaatttaaatctTTTATCGAGtattgtttgaaaaaagatgcCAGAGAGAGGCCTTCTCCCAGGCAAATGTTAAAGCATCCATGGATAGTGGggcaaatgaaaaagaaagttaaCATGGAGCGGTTTGTGAAGAAATGCTGGGAAAGTGAAGGTGACGAGAGTTAG
- the UME1 gene encoding Ume1p (Component of both the Rpd3S and Rpd3L histone deacetylase complexes~similar to YPL139C) translates to MSTLDIAEDNKIKNEEFKIWKKSIPSLYQHISSLKPIFGPEVDESPSTLRSLVFTNDSSCDKSKGVLSVPLLYSQGSEIFEVDCIVPLGLHYKKIESNLEPLEQPDYTTESQKVEQTVLTPKWEFSGETIVKMIYVDNSEINVKVIALSTNGSLAWFREGVKLPVYTMMESPAPLNTASSGNQNDKPCVDFAISNDSKTLAVTKEKNLDGENATIKLVDNSGKIGEVLRTIPVPGIKNIQEIKFLNNQILATCSDDGIIRFWGNETGKEPLWTLSDSLDGKMCCFAVSPFVDTLFMTGTSGGALKVWDIRAVIASADAGADSNINQEHNKVNELFKVHHFYSEQVSKIQFSALSPTEVVTVGGLGNVYHWNFEPVFAIYNEINEDFQGIISDEVEAESMAFYHTGGCRREIGENNKVNTVAYHRYIEDLVATVDSDGLITLYKPFTGKVSDGKRQLETAKN, encoded by the coding sequence ATGAGTACTTTAGATATTGCAGAAGACAACAAAATTAAGAATGAAGAgttcaaaatttggaaaaaatcaataccTTCACTATACCAACATATCTCAAGTTTGAAGCCCATCTTTGGTCCAGAGGTTGACGAATCTCCATCTACACTTAGGAGTCTGGTTTTTACTAACGATAGTTCGTGTGATAAATCTAAAGGTGTTTTAAGCGTGCCACTTTTATATTCTCAAGGgagtgaaatttttgaagtgGATTGTATAGTGCCACTCGGACTTcactacaaaaaaattgaaagcaATCTAGAACCATTAGAGCAACCGGATTATACCACGGAGTCTCAAAAGGTAGAGCAGACTGTTTTGACTCCAAAATGGGAATTTTCCGGTGAAACGATTGTAAAGATGATTTATGTTGATAACAGTGAAATAAATGTAAAAGTGATAGCCCTTTCTACCAATGGTTCTTTGGCGTGGTTCAGAGAGGGGGTTAAACTGCCCGTTTACACAATGATGGAGTCGCCCGCTCCTTTAAACACAGCATCGTCCGGCAATCAAAACGATAAACCCTGCGTTGATTTTGCAATCTCTAACGATTCAAAAACATTAGCAGTAactaaggaaaaaaatcttgatgGTGAAAATGCTACAATAAAATTGGTAGATAACTCAGGTAAGATAGGAGAAGTACTTCGTACAATACCTGTTCCCGgcataaaaaatattcaagaaattaagTTTTTAAACAACCAAATATTAGCTACTTGTTCCGATGACGGCATTATAAGGTTTTGGGGTAATGAAACGGGTAAAGAGCCCCTTTGGACGTTGAGCGATTCTTTGGATGGCAAAATGTGTTGTTTTGCTGTATCACCCTTTGTTGATACATTATTTATGACCGGAACAAGTGGTGGTGCTCTCAAAGTTTGGGATATACGTGCGGTTATCGCTTCAGCGGATGCTGGTGCTGATTCAAATATCAATCAAGAACACAATAAAGTAAATGAACTATTCAAAgttcatcatttttataGTGAGCAAGTGtccaaaattcaattttctGCTCTTTCACCCACGGAGGTGGTTACTGTTGGAGGACTTGGTAATGTTTATCACTGGAACTTTGAACCAGTTTTTGCTATTTATAACGAAATAAATGAGGACTTTCAAGGCATTATATCCGACGAAGTGGAGGCGGAAAGCATGGCTTTTTATCACACTGGGGGCTGTAGAAGAGAAATaggagaaaataataaggtCAATACTGTTGCTTACCACAGATACATTGAAGATCTGGTTGCTACAGTTGATAGTGATGGATTGATAACTCTGTATAAGCCGTTTACGGGAAAAGTCTCAGATGGCAAGAGACAGCTTGAAACTGCTAAAAATTAA
- the SPP1 gene encoding Spp1p (Subunit of COMPASS (Set1C)~similar to YPL138C), with product MLTFECKQSSSEEQNAGSLKEDYFDLNNFLSVFPMSLPQWCPPHSSLKRNPNTGEDVYCICKKPDYGELMVGCDGCDDWFHFTCLHIPEQFKDLVFSFYCPYCQTGITGKNKDAIINGEMSLPKTLWKRKCRISDCYKPCLQDSKYCSEEHGRDFVNDIWSRLKMDEDRAVVKEMVEQTGHIDKFKKFGQLDFINNNAVVKTDDEKEIFDQIVVKDTTLKTLENDLQEIQEISLPSFKKKLELLEVYLGWLDNVYTEMRKLDDDAANGAEGGKEDIKGAKRKKKKNSSRSRARRNICGYCSTYERIPCPVEEFVKEIGNNEEATKIHEVCTKWKCNRHLDWVSTNQEQYLQQIDSLESMQERLQHLILARKKQLNIQYYEELIRRGL from the coding sequence ATGCTAACTTTTGAATGTAAACAGAGCTCAtcagaagaacaaaatgCAGGaagtttgaaagaagaCTACTTCGATCTTAATAATTTTCTGTCTGTGTTTCCAATGTCATTGCCACAATGGTGTCCACCGCACTCTagtttaaaaagaaatccGAATACAGGAGAGGATGTGTATTGCATATGTAAAAAACCAGATTATGGGGAGCTAATGGTGGGATGTGACGGTTGTGATGACTGGTTCCATTTCACCTGCCTTCATATTCCTGAACAGTTTAAGGACTTGGTGTTCTCATTTTATTGTCCCTATTGTCAAACGGGGATTACTGGCAAAAATAAGGACGCCATAATAAATGGTGAAATGAGCTTGCCGAAAACTTtgtggaaaagaaaatgtagGATAAGCGATTGCTACAAACCGTGTTTACAGGATAGTAAATATTGCTCCGAGGAACATGGTAGAGATTTTGTGAATGACATTTGGTCACGATTGAAAATGGATGAGGATAGGGCAGTCGTTAAGGAAATGGTCGAACAAACAGGACACATAGAtaaattcaagaaatttgGACAACTCGAtttcattaataataatgcaGTTGTAAAAACCGATGacgaaaaggaaatttttgatcaaATTGTTGTAAAGGACACGACGTTGAAGACTCTTGAGAATGatcttcaagaaattcaagAGATATCCCTACcatcattcaaaaaaaagctagAACTTTTGGAAGTATATTTGGGATGGTTGGATAACGTGTATACGGAAATGCGGAAGCTGGACGATGATGCTGCAAACGGTGCGGAAGGCGGTAAAGAAGATATCAAAGGtgcaaaaaggaagaaaaagaagaatagCAGCAGGAGCAGGGCCAGGAGAAACATATGCGGCTATTGTTCTACATACGAGCGAATACCCTGCCCTGTGGAGGAATTCGTCAAAGAGATTGGGAATAATGAGGAGGCTACCAAAATACATGAGGTATGCACGAAGTGGAAGTGTAACAGGCATTTGGATTGGGTGTCTACTAATCAGGAACAATATCTCCAGCAGATTGACTCGTTAGAATCTATGCAAGAAAGGTTGCAACATCTAATACtggcaagaaaaaagcaacTCAATATCCAATACTATGAGGAACTAATAAGAAGAGGTTTATAG